The Nymphaea colorata isolate Beijing-Zhang1983 chromosome 5, ASM883128v2, whole genome shotgun sequence DNA segment TATGTTAGACACAattgaaaacatgaaaatagcAATTAAATCATGTTAAAGATGATATACGGGCTAGATTCTTCTTTGTAATGTCAGATCAGTGCAAATCAATCAGGCCTCAATTTAAGACCAGCTAATAGCCAACTCTGTGATTCGTGCAAGCCACTCAGCAACTTAGATAGGTCATAGTCTTCTAGTTCCTTAAGTAAATGACAAATTTATAGTCGTTaatgcaaaatttcaaaattaagatgtacatatttattacatcaaatatattttttaatatacaaaATAGAATATGTGCTTTGCTGTAAACCTAACATAAGCACAAGTTACATTAATAATACAAAtcaataaaggagaaaaatgctGAAGAAGTACACGGCTGAAACGACTCAGTGGAGTCAATAATAAAACTCATTCAACTTCGTTAAACATGATTGATCCAGCTGAgtcaaaataatgaaatatcaagacatcaacaaaacaaaacagcACAACTCTAGAACATAGAGATGACCAGAAATAATTTATGTTTTATAGCTCTAGCACTTCTTaagcttttttctctttttatatatacataaattgCCTGTATTGCACCATGTCAAGGTTGCAAATTTCTGGAATTTAAGTTATATGAGACTGTTGTTCCTCCACATATTTTTACATCTGAAGGAGAACAACTGTTGTGTTTAATAAAAACAGAGTACTTGTGAAGGAAACAAAGacaaatttaacgtggttcggcctTGAATGACCTACGTCCACGAGAACTCTCTCACTCTCTAACTTTCTTCAATATCATCGTTAGAGAGTGGTTCCATTAAATAACTTGTCAATGAGAGTTACATTTAGGatccacatttggtggatcTGTTACAGATGATAATGGTAAAGGATCTTGTCCTTTACTTTTGTtcttatctctttcttttcttagctGATCATGTGTATCATCAAGTTTATCGCATGATCTTCCTTCCATGATTTCCGATAATTCTTGCCTTTTATATTTATCATTGTTAAGTAAGGAGATGATAGAAATAAGGGAACAGAGATTGACTTCAGGAATTGAGAGAACAGgtttaacaaaattttctattttgaaataacaaaaaatggtGGTACGGAAAGAAGTACGAACAACATGATTATAATTGAAGAGTGATCATTTGAGGTTCCACCGTCAGAATGGACTGCTCTCTAGTGAAAAAGTAAAGGAACCTTCATTCAGGCCCGTCCACATGGATGGGGTACCATAAATGCTATGTGTGAAAAGATCCCTGAGAAAGCAAATAAGGGGAAGCATATGGTTTGGAAGCAGAACTTATGCCTACATGATAAAATTGACCAGCAAAGATACGTAAGCTTGTGAGGTCGTGCAAGTGATTCTCCGGTTAGTCAGAGTCATGTTCCTGATCAGTGATAAGCTGAAAAACTCACTTCTCAAATTCAGCGTCCTTTACAACGTAGCGATGGCACCTACATAGCTGCATCGGTACATGTTTAGGAGAAAGAGAGTATGAGAGGATGTGGTTTAAAAGCGCATGTTTAAGTGTTTAATCTGACCAAAATTTTACGATGTTTAGCAAAGTCATCTAAGGCAGCTCAAGCATGTCGCACAAAGACTGGAAAACATACAAGTAGGAAACTATGAAGCCCAGCAACTTGAAGATACTAGAAGCGGATGAAGCACAAATGTACAAGACCAAAAGAAGCATCAATAGCGTAATGATTGAAACCTACTGAAAACAAGCCAAAAAAAGGCAACTACCTGATTCCTGCATGGAACATTTATCGTTACATTCCTTAGGCAAATCCCCGAGTTTGATAATTTGTCAATAGTCTCGAACCGCTGTTTGCACATCGGACACCTTGATTCGACCTTTGACCATTCCATTATACAAATGAAGCAGAAAAAATGATCGCAACAATTTAGCTTGCCACGAACAGTGCCCTTCCGTTCTTCCGATAGACAAATCCCACATACTTGCTTACAAAAATCTGTAAGCTTCTCTTTGCCTTTACACCCAATTCTGTCCGCCTCAACAACGAACTTCACAATCCTTCCATTTTGTTCTCGCGGACCCGAATCGCCCATAACCTGATCCCCTTTTAGACCAGGGGAGCGTCTCGAGCGCGTCGCTAAAATCACATCCGGTACCTCCATCGGAATATCAGTTTCTTCATCTGACACAACGAAATCCGCATCTGACAAAGAATCTAAATCGGACGGAGTTTCTGCCATCTTTCTCTGGCTCGATCTCTTCTTCTTGGCCTTAGGGCTTGACCTTATCCTCTTCCTGCTAGTattctcttcttcatcctcaAAATCATCGTCGTACTCGTactcgtcctcctcctcctcctcttcctcctcctcctcctcctcctcctcctcctcttcttccgaCGAAGCAACTCTCCTACTACGTCGCTTCCTCGTCCTCTCGACGGCAGATTTCCGGACCTTCTTGACGGAACCTATCGTTCTTCTACCTTTCCTTCTCCTTACTCCTGCCACCTTCCTTTTAACAGAATTCCTCGCAACAACCaactcctcctcttcctcctcatcCCCGGTGCTATTCTCCGATCCAGGATAGAAAtcttcgtcctcctcctcttcaTCGCACGAAACTCTGCTTCTCCTTCTCGCTTTCTTGATTCTGCGGCCTGACAATTTTCTTCCAggttttttctgtttgatttttCGGGTTCTCGCACCTGAACCATCCGAATCTTCCGAACCGCTGAAATCACGATCTTCCTCCTCATTCTCCGCCTCCTCCTCGCCGTCATCGCCAGCATCGCTGCAGTCTTCACAATCATCTTCATCGTAATCCTCGTCCTCCTCgtcatcttcctcctcctcctcgtccaCGACGAAATCCTCATCGGAATCGTCGGAGCTCTCGCCCCTCCGCCTTTTCCTCCCTCCTTTAAGCGAATTCTTCCCCCGACTCATCCCCAGCCCAAGAGATCTCCCCCCACGATCAGATACCTGAAGAAGGACAAGATCCCAACCCTATTTGGAAGCAATTCCACAGCGCAAGGTCgagggagagagataaagagagagggagaaggcgGGTGAGCAATCCACGAATCTGCCAGTAAGAACGAAAAGAATTTGTAGCTCCTGTACCTTCGCAATTACCATAATGTCCTCATCCTTTCATTACCTTACGGGGCGAGGCAGCCGTTAATAAGTTTGAATGGCCGCCTTTTCCAAAATGTGGGTCGGATGAGATCCAAAAAGTGTTGATCCGTACCCGACCGTAATACTGCGAGGTATATTTAAAATGGCAGAAATAataggaaagaaaaagtaaaatggaaaaaatccatttttggtggctacaaagaaaagaaaattcacgCGACATGTTATAGTGaaaatttatcttattttttatcttttaatataacaaaaaataggaaaaaaaaaagtcaaagaTTGAGATTGACATTGAGAGGGTCTATCATCTAAATAATTAGCACCTACGAATTTTTATGATACATTTATTTATAATTCGTAAATAATAAATCTGACGATCTTTAGTTTTGGgcgtcaaaaaacaaaaacaagaaaaaaaaaatcttttttaaagTTTCGAATTAGATGAGGTGATTTCCGGGTCTGGATACACAGCTATCCAACACGGATCCCATGCGTCAACGACATGACGAAGGGCATAGTTGCAATATCTTTGACATCCGTCGGCTTTCATGTAAGAGGCGAGGGAACGAGGCGTGCTGACGCAGCGAAGCACCAGGGTCTTGCCTGAGCCTTACGCGTGGGACCTCGTCCCGAGCCACTCGGCTGTGTTTGACCGGTTCGGCGAGTTGACTTGACCCAAACCGAGTCCGAGCGACCGCCCGCGGAAAACAGGAAGACGGCCGCAACCTTCCTGTCAAAGGGTCGGGTCGCCCGCCGTAAGACCGAACCGGGATTCTTGCTGACTGATacttggatcgggtctggatcccTAAAAATTCCTGCACGTGGGTCTGGATCTTGAAATAGCAAGCTCGTGCTGTTGTTATCAGCCCTTAAATTGCATAATCAATGGTGTTTCTATAAGTTCTCAGCCTTAATACAAGATTATCTGGCATTCGGATCAGAATTTATTGGGCACAGATCCCTCCAACTCAGCTCATTTTGATTTCGGTAACTCCGGGTCTGGATTCCTGCCTGAAATTAGTAACCCCCACGTGAATATCTCATGTTATGGTGGTGCCCTATTTGCATCCTAATCCAAACTCGAGCCACTATTTGCATCCTAATCCAAACTCGAGCACATtccaagtccaaatccaattgctaACCGACCCGTAAAGATGTATCAACGTGGTGCCCGTAGCGGATGACTGCACTCGCAAAGTGTGTGTCCATAACCGATTCCGATTCGGATAtaatccatttcttcttcttcttcttcttttttcggCAATCAATTTGTCCGAACTAGTGAAATGAAGATTGGATCTCCCCTTGAATGAATTATATCCGAATCGGGGATGGCATTATCAGTTCCAGGTATGAATATTTTATCGATTCAGATTCTCAATCATCCGGTATATGATCAATTACCTACGTTTTGTTTTAGGTATATTACGAAATAAATAGCTCAATCGTGATCGTCATGTCaaattctttacttttttttttaaaagatgaataACCAAGACAAGGGTCTGGTGTGTGTGTATATCATAAAAACTTGGACGAATCGATCACACTAGATCGGATTTTGAGGAAAAAGGCTAAAAACCCgataaagaaagggaaaaaaaaaatattgtattctTAAGTCACATATTTATCATGTTCCCATTTCTAAATACAACAATCAAATGCTAAAAAGGAATCACACCATGTTTTTTAGAATAAGAACTTGTAGTTGTCAAACTTATCAATgtgcatttaaaaaatataatgttcttCTTACCAAGCAAGGTTGTTTGGCAGTGAATTTACCCAGTTTTTAAGACATATTGATGATAGAACAGTTTGTCACTATTCTCTTTCCCAAATGGCTCTGAatcatcttaaaaaaatttattatataaatgtgtctttggctttttttttttatttaaatacaaaaaattacatcacgtacatattttatttttgtttgtttttctaagtcaagtttatatatatatatatatcccacaATTGAACTTTTGTGAAAGAAAGGAGCTGGCTCATGTCATTGACTAGTTATGGAAAAATGGACCCCTAAAACTTACGCATGATCAAACTCGATCGTCGAGCTCAAACTTGAACTTGACCTAAATGCTCAAACTCGACTGTCGAGCTCAAATTTGAACTCGACCTAAAAGCAGAGCTACATGTGGGTTCGTGTGGGCAACTGCTTAGACAGCTCCACAAAATCTATATATTTACTTACATAATGGTTAGCCCCAAGTATTCTGTTTCATTTATATGTTAGCACCCCTCATTtgttacttatttatatatactgCCCCTCAATAATTTTGTTACGTATATGAGGTCTCTAAATTTCCTGAATTAAAGGTTTATGGTT contains these protein-coding regions:
- the LOC116254221 gene encoding uncharacterized protein LOC116254221 isoform X2, translated to MSRGKNSLKGGRKRRRGESSDDSDEDFVVDEEEEEDDEEDEDYDEDDCEDCSDAGDDGEEEAENEEEDRDFSGSEDSDGSGARTRKIKQKKPGRKLSGRRIKKARRRSRVSCDEEEEDEDFYPGSENSTGDEEEEEELVVARNSVKRKVAGVRRRKGRRTIGSVKKVRKSAVERTRKRRSRRVASSEEEEEEEEEEEEEEEEEEDEYEYDDDFEDEEENTSRKRIRSSPKAKKKRSSQRKMAETPSDLDSLSDADFVVSDEETDIPMEVPDVILATRSRRSPGLKGDQVMGDSGPREQNGRIVKFVVEADRIGCKGKEKLTDFCKQVCGICLSEERKGTVRGKLNCCDHFFCFICIMEWSKVESRCPMCKQRFETIDKLSNSGICLRNVTINVPCRNQVYQPSEEELRSYLDPYANIVCMECHQGGDDNLMLLCDICDSSAHTYCVGLGMVVPEGNWYCEGCKASDPESSNLRPLRSSVQEQFVDCISYPENAIHIDVPSLFGPSSQCLRTSVSQPSCHINDAAPRFPVCGDSATTSPTLGAGASTVMGRRRLRRQIHSMLTSNRMSEMPNFIEVSNRLLNRNYNSSAIRPEEQDLGVKEQLGRSKCDRSDGYLFNESGRYASSTVIDSFGESSSQHLQHISYLSPSVSGLRTTVQCPNSYTSNNLSDENISTCEPKVAHPRAVWYEEMQDLEEQPRIVLNDDADSSQVHDAKEQVCALVKPHLKALVKEGYIGKLG